The sequence below is a genomic window from Felis catus isolate Fca126 chromosome A2, F.catus_Fca126_mat1.0, whole genome shotgun sequence.
CTGAACATCTGCTATCTTTATCACagttcattttttcttgtgttttccagCAAAGGAATCTTCCTAAGACTCCATACATCCACAAACTATCCTCTGGGAACCTTGCCTTGAGTGACAGTTCAGACTAACTGACCCCCAACATGTCTTTCACTTCTAGGATTTTCAGACTTGGTGCTTTTGTTCCAGGTGACACTCACCCCCAAGGCTCTGGACATTTCCCCAGCCAGAGATGAGGCACTGGGAACCAGAAGGTGCACAAGATTTTGGCAGAGAGATAGCAGACACTCGAGAGTTGAGGGTGGCAGGTGAGCTCAATTTAATCAGCATGATGTCATTATCAATAGTGTTTGCATTGTATCTCGGGTGGCGGATGACCTTGGCCGAATTGATGAATTGTTCACTGCCCTCAGAGACTGCAATGTTGTGTTCTCCCAGACGCACCTGGATTCGGCTGGATTAGAGGATGCAAAGTTCTATAAGTATCCAACTTGagattttccccctcccctgttcccccCAGTCATAAGCATAAGCATGAACACCATCCCCTTCAAGTGTTCCCACACATAGGTAATTGTGCACTTAAGGCAGCCCTACCAGGTACGGTCCAGGTTAGAGTAACTCTTAAGTGGGTGTCACTACCAGCCCGCCATCTTGTTAGAATAGCTAGATGCCTTTAGTTCCCATGACTGAACGACACCAATACAATGATGGCAGGTTTGGTGGGAATtgatgaatattattcagcacatGCTATTCCTCCTCTGGTTGAGATTATCAGTTATTGTAGGGAGACATGGCAGGAATCAGAAACATGCCAGGATTTCAAGGGGGCAGAATGAgttgtacttatttttaacattgtactggaaaCTTCTTTTGGGTTTTTACCTCCATATGCCATTTTTTCCTGGTTGAGCTATAATGATTGGGACTATTTATCGATTAATGCTCTTAAGCTAATCCTAGGTATACTTCATCACTAACTAgttcccctcctctgtctctggtaCCATCATTTGGAAGGCTACCAGGGAACTCTAAGGTTAGCTGTCCATGTAAAATTCCCTCAATGCAACATACAGTGCCTGGGGAGAGTGACAAGGCTTCTAGAATCTGAATGCTCACCCCTCAAGCATAACTCTCTAGTTTACCCTGATTGTGCTTTGGCAGGGCTGGGGGATgagctgatctgggagaacagataTGTGAGTATCAGTTACTTACGACTTGTAGCAGTGAGCCGCAGACACCACCCACTGGGAATTGATGAGGGAGCCGCCACAGAAGTGGTAGCCCGAGTTCAGGGACACCTGGTAGGGGACAGAGTTCCTCCGACAGGTGTAGCCCCCAACGATCTTGTCatcatcatcaatggggaaagCCACTGACAAGGAAAAGTTGGAAACTATCTGTTAAAAGATACATCTTAGAATTTCTACTTACCACTAAGTTTTTGTAGGTGAACTAGAAAAGAGAAGATAATGTTTTCTTGTCACACATAATCAGGACATGGTGATAACATAATTTTCCCATAATGTTTTTCCCAAAATCTTATTACTCTATCTATACCTTTGACACATACTCTACTTACACCATTATAAGTATCTAATTTGTAAGTTATGctttaaatttgataaatatactgtttttcaacatatgtaccacacaaacacacacacacacacacgcacgtgcacacacacacacacacacacacacacaccttgatcAGAGACTCTTATGTATTAAATGCCCTGAACATTACTACCTAAGGATGTAAAGAATActttttaggagtgcctgggtggctcagttggttaagcatctgattcttggttttggctcaggtcatgatctcatggtttgcaagttcgagccctgcatgaggctctgctgcttgggattctctctcttcctctgtctctttgcctgcccctcctctgctcacttgctcactctctctttctctcaaaataaataaataaacattaaaaacagaatactTTTTATACAAAACTTTGTTCAGCAGACATGCAAATAGGTGTTCAGTGAAGCTTTGCAGTAACCATGCTTATATTGATTTATGGTGGTTGGTATAGGATACTTATTCCCGTGAAGTAGAGGGAAGGAAGCTTTTAGAAGCCCCCTAAGAATGTTCTAGCCTGGAAGGAATTGGGAGTTTGTACTTTTGTTCcccaaatttctctttttggttattgtgtaaaattttcatgaaataaTTTCATAGAACATTATATTTGGTTTCCCTCTCCAACCTTTCCCCTTATTCCAATTATCTTTCtaacatttttcaatttattcagCATTGTGAAGTTTGGCCCACTGATTTATTAAGATTTCTATGGCTCCCAAAGTCTATGATTATATTATATCCACCCtagtgttcaaatattttgcagtAATTTTGGGAAAGACATTTAGAGACTAGTGTATTGAATTTATACTCATCCAATTCGGGAAAGTTTAATAGCAAGTTTTTGATAAAATTTGGTAGTATAAAGAATAGAAACAGatatttctctacatcttttgATGATTAAATGATATGTTATTTTACACCAGAGATATTTCATTAAGAAAGACATTGTAAAACCCAGCCCATAGCTTTTATTCATGAGAAATAAAGTATCTTTGCCTGTTAAAATCCTTTCGGTATAGAGGAGACTCTGGTTCTGACCCTCACAGCCTCTTCAATGAGCCCAAGACTAGTCATTGTTCCCGATTATTAATTCAAAATGCAACATTTCCTTATTGTTAActatcctttccttttctctcttccttcatgGATTTTATCTTGACGTTCAGGGCAATTTCTGCCTCTTTATACTTTCTACACTAGTTACTCCTGCTCACTATAATCTGTCCCCAACAAGTGAGGtttaattatgtataaatatttatactatgGTAGTTTCCCCTTATCCATGGTTTCGGTTACCTTCGGTGAACCACAGTCAGGAAGCAGATGGTCTATTTTCTGATGTATCATCAGGAGGTCATTACTAACCTAACACTA
It includes:
- the LOC101085453 gene encoding cationic trypsin yields the protein MKTFIFLALLGAAVAFPIDDDDKIVGGYTCRRNSVPYQVSLNSGYHFCGGSLINSQWVVSAAHCYKSRIQVRLGEHNIAVSEGSEQFINSAKVIRHPRYNANTIDNDIMLIKLSSPATLNSRVSAISLPKSCAPSGSQCLISGWGNVQSLGEKYPDVLQCLKAPILTDSACRKAYPGQITSNMICLGFLEGGKDSCQGDSGGPVVCNNQLQGIVSWGAGCAQKGKPGVYTKVCNYVSWIQQTIAAN